The following are from one region of the Streptomyces tuirus genome:
- a CDS encoding transglutaminase TgpA family protein: MSGRVRLTLGAWAATLMAACALLPLVRPATWIVQAAFLLALQSGVGVAARRVPLARPLTVAAQAVVTVALLTFVFAREQALAGLIPGPRAIDRFGLLLQQGGDDIARYAIPAPLESDGIRLMLIGGVLIIGLLVDTLAVTFRSAAPAGLPLLALYSVAAGLSDGGADWLWFLVAAAGYLMLLLAEGRDRLSQWGRVFGGAPRTGGGEQSGAVAPIRTGRRIGVLALGIALVVPLGLPAMNGGLLDSVGPGAGGGPGGGGTISAVNPLVSLRDSLNADEDQQVLSVRTKMEDVSDLYLRIVSLDDFDGTTWKPSRRSITAVPDGTFPDPVGLSPDVKRTEVDTTISAADWYAQDWLPMPYPPSGVRISGNWRYEPQGMTLVGDHGQNTRGLTYQVKSLDVRPTADQLASAGPPPADVERDFTELPDSLPSVVGRTARKVTAGAADPYDQAVKLQDFFAVSGGFEYDTQVQVGSGSQAIARFLEDKQGFCVHFSFAMAAMARSLGIPARVAVGFAPGSPQADGSVSVGLRDAHAWPELYFEGVGWTRFEPTPNRGSIPSYTLPDNPDSSAPDQARPSQSASTAPSAAPSASESCTPEQKKLDGGCASESPQAALPTDDDGPKWYAFLVWALAGLAVLVLPLAPMLWRLRTRTARLGAHGRGEADAAPHTLAVWQELTDTAWDYGITPDESQTPRKAAARIVRLGDLDATAAAAVHRVANAVEQVLYAPHPRPVAGLTEDVRRATAGLGAAAGRAARLRALLAPRSTVRVVWSASAWWTRVRERAAALRPTWRKASGQQG; the protein is encoded by the coding sequence CGCCTGGGCGGCCACGCTGATGGCCGCGTGCGCCCTGCTGCCCCTGGTCAGGCCGGCCACCTGGATCGTGCAGGCGGCCTTCCTGCTGGCCCTGCAGTCGGGCGTCGGGGTCGCCGCCCGCAGGGTGCCGCTGGCCCGGCCGCTGACGGTGGCGGCGCAGGCCGTGGTCACGGTCGCGCTGCTGACCTTCGTCTTCGCCCGCGAGCAGGCCCTGGCCGGGCTGATCCCGGGGCCGCGGGCCATCGACCGCTTCGGGCTGCTGCTCCAGCAGGGCGGGGACGACATCGCGCGGTACGCGATCCCGGCGCCCCTGGAGTCCGACGGCATCCGGCTGATGCTCATCGGCGGGGTCCTGATCATCGGGCTGCTGGTGGACACCCTCGCGGTGACCTTCCGCAGCGCCGCTCCGGCCGGGCTGCCCCTGCTCGCGCTGTACTCGGTGGCCGCGGGGCTGTCCGACGGCGGCGCGGACTGGCTGTGGTTCCTGGTGGCGGCGGCCGGTTATCTGATGCTGCTCCTGGCCGAGGGGCGGGACCGGCTCTCGCAGTGGGGCCGGGTCTTCGGCGGTGCCCCGCGCACGGGCGGCGGGGAGCAGAGCGGGGCGGTCGCCCCGATCCGCACCGGCCGGCGCATCGGTGTGCTCGCGCTGGGCATCGCCCTGGTGGTGCCGCTCGGCCTGCCCGCGATGAACGGCGGTCTGCTGGACTCCGTGGGGCCGGGCGCGGGCGGTGGCCCGGGCGGCGGGGGCACGATCTCCGCCGTGAACCCCCTGGTGTCGCTGCGCGACAGTCTGAACGCGGACGAGGACCAGCAGGTCCTGTCCGTGCGGACCAAGATGGAAGACGTCTCGGACCTGTATCTGCGGATCGTGTCCCTGGACGACTTCGACGGCACCACGTGGAAGCCGTCCCGGCGGTCCATCACCGCCGTCCCCGACGGCACCTTCCCGGACCCGGTCGGCCTCAGCCCGGACGTCAAGCGCACGGAAGTCGACACCACGATCTCGGCGGCCGACTGGTACGCCCAGGACTGGCTCCCCATGCCGTACCCGCCGAGCGGCGTGCGCATCAGCGGCAACTGGCGGTACGAGCCGCAGGGCATGACGCTGGTCGGCGACCACGGGCAGAACACGCGCGGCCTGACGTACCAGGTCAAGAGCCTGGACGTGCGGCCGACGGCGGATCAGCTCGCCTCGGCGGGGCCGCCGCCCGCGGACGTCGAGCGCGACTTCACCGAGCTGCCCGACTCGCTGCCGTCGGTGGTGGGCCGGACCGCCCGCAAGGTCACCGCGGGCGCCGCCGACCCGTACGACCAGGCGGTCAAGCTGCAGGACTTCTTCGCCGTGAGCGGCGGCTTCGAGTACGACACGCAGGTGCAGGTCGGCAGCGGCTCGCAGGCCATCGCCCGCTTCCTGGAGGACAAGCAGGGCTTCTGTGTGCACTTCTCCTTCGCGATGGCGGCGATGGCCCGCTCCCTGGGCATACCGGCCCGGGTCGCGGTGGGCTTCGCGCCCGGTTCCCCGCAGGCGGACGGCTCGGTGTCGGTGGGGCTGCGGGACGCGCACGCCTGGCCCGAGCTGTACTTCGAGGGCGTGGGCTGGACCCGTTTCGAGCCCACGCCGAACCGCGGCTCGATCCCGTCGTACACCCTGCCCGACAATCCCGACAGCTCGGCGCCCGACCAGGCGCGTCCGTCCCAGTCGGCGTCCACCGCGCCCTCCGCGGCGCCCTCGGCGAGCGAGAGCTGCACGCCGGAGCAGAAGAAGCTGGACGGCGGCTGCGCGAGCGAGTCGCCCCAGGCGGCGCTGCCCACGGACGACGACGGTCCGAAGTGGTACGCGTTCCTGGTGTGGGCCCTGGCCGGTCTGGCCGTCCTGGTCCTCCCCCTGGCACCGATGCTGTGGCGGCTGCGGACGCGCACGGCCCGGCTCGGGGCGCACGGCCGCGGCGAGGCGGACGCGGCACCGCACACGCTGGCCGTCTGGCAGGAGCTGACCGACACCGCCTGGGACTACGGCATCACGCCGGACGAGTCGCAGACTCCGCGCAAGGCGGCCGCCCGAATCGTCCGCCTCGGCGACCTGGACGCGACGGCGGCGGCCGCGGTGCACCGGGTGGCGAACGCGGTCGAGCAGGTCCTGTACGCACCGCACCCCCGCCCCGTGGCGGGCCTCACGGAGGACGTCCGCCGTGCGACGGCGGGCCTCGGCGCCGCGGCCGGCCGCGCGGCAAGGCTCCGCGCGCTGCTGGCCCCCCGCTCCACCGTGCGGGTGGTGTGGTCGGCGTCGGCCTGGTGGACGAGGGTCCGGGAACGGGCGGCGGCGCTGCGGCCGACGTGGCGGAAGGCGTCGGGTCAGCAGGGCTGA
- a CDS encoding DUF3040 domain-containing protein, translating into MPLSEHEQRMLEQMERALYAEDPKFATALEGSGLRTYTRRRVYQAVAGFLVGIALLMAGMVAKQVWLSVVGFLVMLGCAVLAVTGWRKAPKPGEQAGGAAGHQARRQGRQRRSVMDRIEQRWQKRRDEQGGH; encoded by the coding sequence GTGCCGCTCTCGGAGCACGAGCAGCGCATGCTCGAGCAAATGGAGCGAGCGCTGTACGCCGAAGATCCCAAGTTCGCGACAGCGCTTGAGGGAAGCGGGCTGCGCACGTACACCCGGCGACGGGTCTACCAGGCGGTCGCGGGCTTCCTCGTAGGTATCGCGCTCCTCATGGCTGGAATGGTCGCCAAGCAGGTCTGGCTCAGCGTCGTGGGCTTCCTCGTCATGCTGGGCTGTGCGGTGCTCGCCGTGACCGGCTGGCGCAAGGCCCCCAAGCCTGGCGAACAGGCCGGCGGTGCCGCGGGCCACCAGGCTCGCCGGCAGGGTCGGCAGCGCCGCTCGGTGATGGACCGTATCGAGCAGCGCTGGCAGAAGCGCCGCGACGAGCAGGGCGGCCATTAG
- a CDS encoding methyltransferase, translated as MSDPMRPRAALRTAVVWEVLQDALDRRVKATGRESLDVLDTGGGSGNFAVPVARLGHRVTVVDPSPNALFALERRAAEAGVADRVKGVQGDAHGLFDVAERGGYDAVLCHGVLEYVDDPAEGVRNAVAALRPEGVLSLLAAGLGGAVLARALAGHFKEARHALDDPNGRWGTGDPVPRRFTAEQLTGLVEGAGLSVGAVHGVRVFADLVPGVLVDTEPGALEALLKLEEAAAELPAFHSVATQLHVLAETGGAVGTGGAAEADGAVEA; from the coding sequence GTGTCGGACCCGATGCGCCCCCGCGCCGCACTCCGTACCGCCGTGGTCTGGGAGGTCCTCCAGGACGCCCTCGACCGCCGGGTCAAGGCCACGGGTCGGGAGTCGCTGGACGTCCTCGACACCGGAGGCGGCAGTGGCAACTTCGCGGTGCCCGTCGCCCGCCTCGGCCACCGGGTCACCGTCGTCGACCCGAGCCCCAACGCGCTGTTCGCCCTGGAGCGCCGCGCCGCCGAAGCCGGCGTCGCCGACCGGGTCAAGGGCGTTCAGGGTGACGCCCACGGCCTCTTCGACGTGGCCGAGCGCGGTGGCTACGACGCGGTGCTGTGCCACGGCGTCCTGGAGTACGTGGACGACCCGGCCGAGGGCGTCCGCAACGCGGTGGCGGCCCTGCGCCCGGAGGGCGTCCTCAGCCTGCTCGCCGCCGGCCTCGGCGGTGCCGTGCTGGCCCGCGCCCTCGCCGGGCACTTCAAGGAGGCCCGGCATGCGCTCGACGACCCGAACGGTCGATGGGGCACGGGTGATCCCGTGCCGCGCCGCTTCACCGCCGAGCAGCTCACCGGCCTGGTCGAGGGTGCGGGCCTGAGCGTCGGTGCCGTGCACGGCGTGCGGGTCTTCGCCGACCTCGTGCCCGGCGTCCTCGTGGACACCGAGCCCGGAGCCCTGGAAGCGCTGCTGAAGCTGGAGGAGGCCGCGGCCGAGCTTCCCGCGTTCCACTCGGTGGCCACGCAGCTGCATGTGCTGGCTGAGACCGGTGGGGCGGTTGGGACTGGCGGGGCCGCCGAGGCCGATGGGGCCGTCGAGGCCTGA
- a CDS encoding SAV_6107 family HEPN domain-containing protein yields the protein MASSHAAAARRRRATGPAPSLTGPASDVHPVLRRASAPPAALDLLAQARAGLEEATALETPNERYATAHLAALRTAAAVLAARGRPETSPRARAKIRSAWEVLPEIAPELTEWSALFASGARRRARAEAGIQDAATGRDADDLIRDVAMFLRLVERMLVLQPVLPQPRPDQDRPEGHGTGRDMPDAG from the coding sequence ATGGCCAGCTCCCACGCAGCAGCCGCCCGCCGGCGCCGCGCCACCGGCCCTGCCCCCTCACTGACCGGCCCGGCGAGCGACGTGCACCCCGTACTGCGCCGGGCCTCGGCCCCTCCCGCCGCCCTCGACCTGCTCGCCCAGGCCCGCGCCGGCCTCGAGGAGGCCACCGCCCTGGAAACCCCCAACGAGCGCTATGCCACGGCCCACCTCGCCGCCCTGCGCACCGCCGCCGCGGTGCTCGCCGCCCGGGGGCGTCCGGAGACCTCGCCCCGGGCCCGGGCCAAGATCCGCAGCGCCTGGGAAGTGCTCCCGGAGATCGCGCCCGAACTGACCGAGTGGAGCGCGCTGTTCGCCTCCGGCGCCCGCCGCCGCGCCCGGGCCGAGGCCGGCATCCAGGACGCGGCCACCGGCCGGGACGCGGACGACCTGATACGGGACGTGGCGATGTTCCTGCGCCTCGTCGAGCGGATGCTGGTCCTCCAGCCGGTCCTCCCGCAGCCCCGCCCGGACCAGGACCGGCCCGAGGGTCACGGCACGGGGAGGGACATGCCGGACGCGGGCTGA
- a CDS encoding ATP-binding cassette domain-containing protein, producing the protein MGEQAGGVRIVADGLGIRGPRGWAVRGISVDAEPGALVAVEGPSGSGRTCLLLALTGRMKVSEGTAVVGDARLPKQMAAVRGFSALAHVPGVTDLDPALTVAEHLRERALLQRRFGASLRGLLRPRGERAAEAKRRVEAALEAAGLDLDALPKGPRTAVRDLERLEALRLSVALALVGGPRLLGIDDTDLKLSDGEREDVWALLRSLADAGTTVVAVCSEAPEGAVKVSTTESHEEPPAESGAARAEEADQAEEAGQTEEAGQTDKADQVGQAERGEEKADALTETGRA; encoded by the coding sequence GTGGGGGAACAGGCGGGAGGGGTGCGGATCGTCGCCGACGGCCTCGGGATCAGGGGGCCACGGGGGTGGGCGGTCCGCGGGATCTCCGTCGACGCCGAGCCGGGTGCGCTCGTCGCGGTCGAGGGCCCGTCCGGGTCCGGCCGCACGTGCCTGCTGCTCGCGCTGACGGGGCGGATGAAGGTCTCGGAGGGCACGGCCGTCGTGGGTGACGCGCGGCTGCCGAAGCAGATGGCGGCGGTGCGCGGCTTCAGCGCGCTGGCGCACGTCCCGGGGGTCACCGACCTCGACCCGGCGCTGACCGTCGCCGAGCACCTGCGGGAACGGGCGCTGCTCCAGCGGCGGTTCGGCGCGTCGCTGCGCGGGCTGCTGCGGCCCCGCGGCGAGCGGGCGGCCGAGGCCAAGCGGCGCGTCGAGGCCGCGCTCGAAGCCGCCGGGCTCGACCTCGATGCACTGCCCAAGGGGCCGCGCACGGCCGTCCGGGACCTGGAGCGCCTGGAGGCGCTGCGGCTGTCGGTGGCGCTCGCCCTCGTCGGCGGACCGCGGCTGCTCGGCATCGACGACACCGACCTCAAGCTCTCGGACGGTGAGCGGGAGGACGTTTGGGCGCTCCTCAGGTCCCTGGCCGACGCCGGGACGACGGTCGTGGCGGTGTGCAGCGAGGCCCCCGAGGGCGCCGTCAAGGTCTCCACCACGGAGAGCCACGAGGAGCCGCCCGCCGAGTCCGGGGCCGCCCGGGCCGAAGAGGCCGACCAGGCCGAGGAAGCCGGCCAGACCGAGGAAGCCGGCCAGACCGACAAGGCCGACCAGGTCGGCCAGGCCGAACGGGGAGAGGAGAAGGCCGATGCGCTCACCGAAACTGGCCGCGCTTGA
- a CDS encoding YhgE/Pip domain-containing protein: MRSPKLAALELRRFGRGKLPRAALVALLVLPLLYGALYLWSFWDPYGRLDKIPVALVNADKGATADGKKITAGDDITEGLRDSKTFDWREVSAAEARRGVEDGSYYLSLTLPADFSERIASSSGSTPETGALQVRTNDANNYIVGQISRTVFGEVRQAASTKTSRSFLDKIFVSFSDIHGKTVKAANGADRLNGGIGKAEKGSKDLADGLKDAKDGSGKLSTGLKKLHTGAGDLEDGSKQVAEGTQKLADRVNGTADKVGPFLKGNEKAIGDTAQLVADSSGVIRKHLDTLVKTAPTAAKGARAASGTLTDVYARRCDDPVLPDAACSDLKKAKDAAADVTTIADDLTTLIADQDGDLDKLDKNLATLQKQSQALANRAPHLSEDLADAVKKINKLNDGAAEVAAGAKKLHKGIGTAKTGAVDLDKGVGKLKTGADDLNGGIYKLVDGSGKLAGGLHDGAEKIPDYDEQDRDRRTEVMADPVRLASHDMHKAPNYGTGFAPYFIPLSLWVGAMVAYMLIVPMNRRALAAGASAWRIALAGWLPVVAIGVLQTVALMSVLHWAVGLQMARAAGTVGFLFLVTACFAAIVQWLNARFGAAGRILVLALLMLQLTSAGGTYPVQTSPGFFNALHPFLPMSYVVEALRRLITGGGLEPVWHACVVLTAFTAGALALTAVAARRRQVWTLDRLHPELSL; the protein is encoded by the coding sequence ATGCGCTCACCGAAACTGGCCGCGCTTGAGCTGCGCCGCTTCGGGCGGGGGAAGCTGCCGCGCGCCGCGCTGGTCGCGCTGCTGGTGCTGCCGCTGCTGTACGGCGCGCTGTACCTGTGGTCGTTCTGGGACCCGTACGGCCGCCTGGACAAGATCCCGGTGGCGCTGGTGAACGCCGACAAGGGGGCGACCGCCGACGGGAAGAAGATCACGGCGGGCGACGACATCACCGAGGGCCTGCGCGACAGCAAGACCTTCGACTGGCGGGAGGTGAGTGCCGCCGAGGCCCGCAGAGGCGTCGAGGACGGCAGCTACTACCTGTCGCTCACCCTGCCCGCCGACTTCAGCGAACGGATCGCCTCCAGTTCGGGCAGCACCCCGGAGACCGGCGCCCTCCAGGTGCGCACGAACGACGCGAACAACTACATCGTCGGGCAGATCTCCCGGACGGTCTTCGGCGAGGTGCGGCAGGCGGCGTCCACGAAGACGTCCCGGTCCTTCCTGGACAAGATCTTCGTGTCGTTCTCCGACATCCACGGCAAGACCGTGAAGGCGGCGAACGGCGCCGACCGGCTCAACGGCGGGATCGGCAAGGCCGAGAAGGGCTCCAAGGACCTCGCCGACGGCCTCAAGGACGCCAAGGACGGCAGCGGCAAGCTCTCCACGGGCCTGAAGAAGCTCCACACCGGCGCCGGCGATCTGGAGGACGGCTCCAAGCAGGTCGCCGAGGGCACGCAGAAGCTCGCCGACCGGGTCAACGGCACCGCCGACAAGGTCGGCCCCTTCCTGAAGGGCAACGAGAAGGCCATCGGTGACACCGCCCAGCTGGTCGCCGACTCCTCCGGGGTGATCCGCAAGCACCTGGACACCCTGGTGAAGACGGCCCCGACCGCCGCCAAGGGCGCCCGCGCGGCGTCCGGCACGCTGACCGACGTCTACGCCCGGCGCTGCGACGACCCGGTCCTGCCCGACGCGGCCTGCTCCGACCTGAAGAAGGCCAAGGACGCCGCCGCCGATGTGACCACCATCGCGGACGACCTCACCACGCTGATCGCGGACCAGGACGGCGACCTGGACAAGCTCGACAAGAACCTCGCCACCCTCCAGAAGCAGTCGCAGGCCCTCGCGAACCGCGCACCGCACCTCTCGGAGGACCTCGCCGACGCCGTCAAGAAGATCAACAAGCTGAACGACGGGGCGGCCGAGGTCGCCGCGGGCGCGAAGAAGCTGCACAAGGGGATCGGCACGGCCAAGACCGGCGCCGTGGACCTCGACAAGGGCGTCGGCAAGCTGAAGACGGGCGCGGACGACCTCAACGGCGGCATCTACAAGCTCGTCGACGGCTCCGGGAAGCTCGCCGGCGGCCTGCACGACGGGGCGGAGAAGATCCCCGACTACGACGAGCAGGACCGCGACCGGCGCACCGAGGTCATGGCCGATCCCGTGCGGCTCGCCTCGCACGACATGCACAAGGCGCCCAACTACGGCACCGGCTTCGCCCCGTACTTCATCCCGCTGTCCCTGTGGGTGGGCGCGATGGTGGCCTACATGCTGATCGTGCCGATGAACCGGCGCGCGCTCGCCGCGGGCGCCTCGGCGTGGCGGATCGCGCTGGCGGGCTGGCTGCCGGTGGTGGCGATCGGGGTGCTGCAGACCGTGGCGCTGATGTCGGTGCTGCACTGGGCGGTCGGCCTTCAGATGGCGCGAGCGGCCGGGACGGTGGGATTCCTGTTCCTGGTGACGGCCTGCTTCGCGGCGATCGTGCAGTGGCTGAACGCGCGCTTCGGGGCCGCGGGCCGGATCCTCGTCCTCGCGCTGCTGATGCTCCAGCTGACCTCGGCGGGTGGCACGTACCCCGTTCAGACGAGCCCCGGGTTCTTCAACGCGCTCCACCCGTTCCTGCCGATGAGCTACGTCGTCGAGGCCCTCAGGCGGCTGATCACCGGCGGTGGACTCGAACCGGTGTGGCACGCGTGCGTGGTGCTGACGGCGTTCACCGCGGGCGCGCTCGCGCTGACCGCCGTGGCGGCTCGCCGGCGCCAGGTGTGGACGCTGGACCGGCTGCACCCGGAGCTGAGCCTGTGA
- a CDS encoding TetR/AcrR family transcriptional regulator, translating into MESSSAASGGSTRREATRQKLYEAAVTLIAEQGFSATTVDEIAERAGVAKGTVYYNFASKSVLFEELLRHGVGLLTASLREAADRTAREGGSKVDALDAMIRAGLVFIDRYPAFTQLYVAELWRTNRTWQSTLMVVRQQAVAVVEDVLRDGVAGGEFSEEIDIPLTASALVGMVLVAALDWKSFQAERSLDDVHAALSRLLQGRVSGCR; encoded by the coding sequence ATGGAAAGCAGCAGTGCCGCGTCGGGCGGCAGCACGCGCCGCGAGGCCACCCGGCAAAAGCTCTACGAGGCGGCCGTCACGCTCATCGCCGAGCAGGGGTTCTCCGCCACCACCGTGGACGAGATCGCCGAACGTGCCGGGGTCGCGAAGGGCACGGTCTATTACAACTTCGCGAGCAAGTCCGTCCTCTTCGAGGAATTGCTGCGGCACGGAGTGGGGCTGCTGACCGCCTCCCTGCGGGAAGCGGCCGACCGGACCGCGCGGGAGGGCGGCAGCAAGGTCGACGCCCTGGACGCGATGATCCGGGCGGGGCTGGTCTTCATCGACCGCTACCCGGCCTTCACCCAGCTGTACGTGGCCGAACTGTGGCGCACCAACCGGACCTGGCAGTCCACGCTGATGGTGGTCCGGCAGCAGGCCGTCGCGGTCGTGGAGGACGTGCTGCGCGACGGCGTCGCGGGGGGTGAGTTCAGCGAGGAGATCGACATCCCGCTGACGGCGTCCGCGCTGGTCGGCATGGTCCTGGTGGCCGCACTCGACTGGAAGTCCTTCCAGGCGGAGCGCTCCCTGGACGACGTCCACGCGGCGCTGTCCCGGCTCCTGCAGGGGCGGGTCAGCGGCTGCCGCTGA
- a CDS encoding phytoene desaturase family protein, whose product MARIAVIGAGMGALTAAARLAVAGHRVAVYERTDTYGGALRRFEREGFSFDTGPGLLPLPAVYRDLFVKTGKEPLESCVELVQVDPSSRHVFADGTDVSLPNASRAGVVAALDEALGAGAGKRWGDFLVRAREAWDRTRRPLLEEPLWPDWQVLAEREPYPSVPHKRLLRTRRAATLAEIGAWELRDPRLTALLESHALGHGLDPRVTPASAAVLPYMEHAFGTWYVRGGLRELARAVYERCLARRVEFHFGADVTGVREKDGRASGVELADGSVAESDFVVAGVAPGVLDRLTEGTPVRGDGEVRPQPAAASRLTVLLALRGARPEGTAHRTVVHARDRDAELDALFGTAARNPHPTVTVLRPDDPRLAPEDHESVTLTTVVPARLDRSGDDLTDQVITVAERAVPGLRDRLLWHEVRTPADIAEATGAEGGAVPVPALAAAGGRLLHPSNSTRVPGLFTVGGWSHPGGGLPHAGMSGALVAGLIVEGPEFRGSQ is encoded by the coding sequence ATGGCACGGATTGCGGTGATCGGCGCCGGCATGGGCGCGCTGACGGCTGCCGCCCGGCTGGCCGTGGCGGGCCACCGGGTGGCGGTGTACGAGCGGACGGACACCTACGGCGGAGCGCTGCGCCGCTTCGAGCGCGAGGGGTTCTCCTTCGACACGGGCCCCGGCCTGCTGCCGCTGCCGGCCGTCTACCGCGACCTGTTCGTCAAGACGGGCAAGGAGCCGCTGGAGTCCTGCGTCGAGCTGGTCCAGGTCGACCCGTCGTCCCGGCACGTGTTCGCGGACGGCACGGACGTGTCGCTGCCGAACGCCTCACGCGCGGGCGTCGTGGCCGCCCTGGACGAGGCGCTCGGCGCGGGCGCCGGGAAACGCTGGGGCGACTTCCTGGTCCGGGCCCGCGAGGCCTGGGACCGGACCCGCCGGCCGCTGCTGGAGGAGCCGCTGTGGCCGGACTGGCAGGTGCTGGCCGAGCGTGAGCCCTACCCGTCGGTGCCGCACAAGCGCCTGCTGCGCACCCGCCGGGCCGCCACCCTCGCCGAGATCGGCGCCTGGGAGCTGCGCGACCCCCGCCTCACGGCACTTCTGGAGAGTCACGCCCTCGGCCACGGCCTGGACCCCCGGGTCACCCCGGCGAGCGCGGCTGTCCTGCCGTACATGGAGCACGCCTTCGGCACCTGGTACGTGCGCGGCGGCCTGCGCGAGCTGGCGCGGGCGGTGTACGAGCGGTGTCTGGCCCGCAGGGTCGAGTTTCACTTCGGCGCCGACGTCACCGGTGTGCGGGAGAAGGACGGCCGGGCGTCGGGGGTGGAACTCGCCGACGGGTCGGTCGCGGAGTCGGACTTCGTGGTGGCCGGTGTCGCGCCGGGCGTCCTGGACCGGCTGACGGAGGGGACACCGGTGCGGGGAGACGGCGAGGTGCGGCCACAGCCCGCGGCGGCCAGCCGGCTGACCGTGCTGCTCGCCCTGCGCGGCGCCCGCCCCGAGGGCACGGCTCACCGCACGGTGGTCCATGCGCGCGACCGTGACGCGGAGCTGGACGCCCTCTTCGGCACGGCGGCCCGGAACCCGCACCCCACGGTCACGGTGCTGCGGCCCGACGACCCACGACTCGCCCCGGAGGACCACGAGTCGGTCACCCTGACGACGGTGGTGCCCGCCCGGCTCGACCGGTCCGGCGACGACCTCACCGACCAGGTGATCACCGTCGCCGAGCGGGCCGTCCCCGGCCTGCGAGACAGACTCCTGTGGCACGAGGTGCGCACCCCGGCCGACATCGCGGAGGCGACGGGCGCGGAGGGCGGGGCGGTACCCGTGCCGGCCCTGGCGGCCGCCGGGGGACGGCTGCTGCACCCGTCCAACAGCACGCGGGTGCCCGGTCTGTTCACCGTGGGCGGCTGGAGCCACCCCGGCGGCGGACTGCCGCACGCGGGCATGTCGGGCGCGCTGGTCGCGGGACTGATCGTGGAGGGGCCGGAGTTCCGCGGCTCTCAGTGA
- a CDS encoding SCO2102 family sporulation regulator has product MGWTVLYIAFGIVALWLLGEVLLQYKARLRWRLLAFAGFLGVVVGVLIPSVVVIGLGAAAFAVGQTYVTLSFRSGFAAGWAMNAPALGGSKRRRGERGRQEPTLEVSGLEAEGGYDDEAGAYRRDPAAYGQDDDYDRDDVFTPARAAHAPTAAETTAVYEPQPMPDDTGSYGVYDNGYHAPGQQTHDQYATQTADQSYSYDYSGYGQQQGYDATGQQQYAAYSDPYIGSSNYGQGSYDTTYGDQQYYGQQGYTQDQYAGTYGGETPPGGVWVPQQRNTDEYGQELPPEQPYPYQGGGQQPQGNGYDEQYRF; this is encoded by the coding sequence ATGGGCTGGACGGTCCTCTACATCGCGTTCGGCATCGTCGCGCTGTGGCTGCTGGGCGAGGTGCTGCTGCAGTACAAGGCGCGGCTGCGCTGGCGTCTGCTGGCCTTCGCCGGGTTCCTCGGTGTCGTCGTCGGTGTCCTGATTCCGTCGGTCGTCGTGATCGGACTGGGCGCGGCCGCCTTCGCGGTCGGGCAGACGTACGTCACCCTGTCGTTCCGCAGCGGCTTCGCGGCCGGCTGGGCGATGAACGCTCCCGCGCTTGGCGGCAGCAAGCGCCGCCGCGGTGAGCGGGGCCGCCAGGAGCCGACCCTCGAGGTCTCCGGCCTGGAGGCCGAGGGCGGCTACGACGACGAGGCCGGCGCCTACCGCCGCGACCCCGCCGCCTACGGCCAGGACGACGACTACGACCGCGACGACGTCTTCACCCCCGCCCGCGCCGCCCACGCCCCGACGGCCGCCGAGACCACGGCCGTCTACGAGCCGCAGCCCATGCCCGACGACACCGGCTCCTACGGCGTCTACGACAACGGGTACCACGCCCCGGGCCAGCAGACCCACGACCAGTACGCGACGCAGACCGCCGACCAGTCGTACTCCTACGACTACTCCGGCTACGGCCAGCAGCAGGGCTACGACGCCACGGGCCAGCAGCAGTACGCCGCCTACTCCGACCCGTACATCGGTTCCTCGAACTACGGCCAGGGCTCCTACGACACCACCTACGGTGACCAGCAGTACTACGGCCAGCAGGGCTACACGCAGGACCAGTACGCCGGCACCTACGGCGGCGAGACCCCGCCCGGCGGCGTGTGGGTCCCGCAGCAGCGCAACACCGACGAGTACGGGCAGGAACTGCCGCCGGAGCAGCCGTACCCGTACCAGGGCGGCGGGCAGCAGCCGCAGGGGAACGGCTACGACGAGCAGTACCGTTTCTGA